The DNA region AGACCCCCCACAACTTTGGCAGTATTTACTAAAGTATTACTTCCCTCATCGTTATATTTAAAAGCATCAGGAAGCTCACCTATTCCCACACCGTCCAAAACTATTAATATAGCTCTTTTCATTTATCATTCCTCCTTGTTAAAGGGTGAGCCTTTTGATAAACCTCATGAAGCTTGCTAGAAACAATATGAGTATAAATTTGGGTAGTGGCAACATCAGAATGGCCAAGAAGTTCTTGTACAATACGTATATCAGCCCCATTAGATAGGAGATGAGTAGCAAAAGAATGTCTAAAAGTATGAGGACTAACCTTCTTAGGAAGTCCTAAGATTTTAGAATAGGTCTTTATGATAAACCATACACCTTGTCTCGTTATTCTCTCACCTTTTTTATTTAAAAACAACGCCTTTTCATCTTTTGGATTAAAAGAATCTCTCACTAAAAGATATTTTTTAAGACTTTCTACAGCATAATCCCCCAAAGGAATAATCCTTTCTTTATCTCCTTTCCCAAAACATCTAACATATTTTTCTTCTAAGTTTATACTTTGAACATCCAAATTAACAAGTTCTGAAACTCTCATGCCCGTAGCATAAAAGGTTTCAAGAATTGCTATATTTCTAATACCAAGGGGAGATAAGGGATCAGGAATTTTCAAAAAATTCTCTATCTCTTTGTTATCAAGAATCTCTGGAAGATACATAGGAATCTTTGGAATTATCATAAAACTACTGTAATTCCTATTAATATAGCCTTCCCTTAGAAGGAATTTTAAGAAGCTTCTTATAGAAGATATCTTTCTTGCAATAGATTTTATCTTGTATCTGTTATATAAAGATACTAAATACCTTTGCCACTCTTCTCTTTTTAAGTTTTTAATATTTACCTTTTCTTTTTGAAGAAAAATAATAAAATCTTCTAAATCTCTCCTA from Dictyoglomus turgidum DSM 6724 includes:
- the xerD gene encoding site-specific tyrosine recombinase XerD; the encoded protein is MKDKLEDFLFYLKFEKNMSPNTIDSYRRDLEDFIIFLQKEKVNIKNLKREEWQRYLVSLYNRYKIKSIARKISSIRSFLKFLLREGYINRNYSSFMIIPKIPMYLPEILDNKEIENFLKIPDPLSPLGIRNIAILETFYATGMRVSELVNLDVQSINLEEKYVRCFGKGDKERIIPLGDYAVESLKKYLLVRDSFNPKDEKALFLNKKGERITRQGVWFIIKTYSKILGLPKKVSPHTFRHSFATHLLSNGADIRIVQELLGHSDVATTQIYTHIVSSKLHEVYQKAHPLTRRNDK